One genomic window of Evansella cellulosilytica DSM 2522 includes the following:
- a CDS encoding MFS transporter: MNLKRLVESWKYPTILLLGIGVSNLGAWVYLIALNLLIFEITGSPLAVAVLYILIPLATMLTNLWCGSIVDRLNKRNLMIFLDVFRAICLFLVPWLLDTSLLLLYIIVFFMNMATSIFSPTSMVYITKLIPPDQRKRFNSLISLIDSGAFLLGPALAGVLFIIGSPELGIIINAVALFLSGLITLLMPDLEKQSKVINNGEKLSLQLIKNDFQIVLNFSRKKSYIMLVYFLFSSVLVMTAAVDSLEAAFAKDVLGLSDSDYGFLVSIAGAGILGGALINVLFVKKMAISLMIGLGSIFVSVGYIIYAFSNIFTIVALGFFILAFFIAFANTGFLTFYQSNIPEDVMGRIGSIYGFVEATLIIITTCLIALFAQIVSIQFAVITGALVMLLISIILFAFNLKPSESKYYQPTILEKQEYY, encoded by the coding sequence GTGAATTTAAAACGATTAGTTGAATCGTGGAAATACCCTACTATTTTATTGCTAGGTATAGGAGTTTCAAATTTAGGTGCGTGGGTTTACTTAATTGCACTTAATTTATTGATATTCGAAATCACGGGTTCTCCTCTTGCCGTAGCCGTACTTTATATTCTTATACCTTTAGCAACTATGCTTACAAATTTATGGTGCGGTAGTATTGTTGATAGACTCAATAAACGAAATTTGATGATATTTCTTGATGTTTTTAGAGCGATCTGCTTATTTCTTGTACCATGGTTATTAGATACATCCTTGTTGCTATTGTATATCATTGTCTTTTTTATGAATATGGCAACCTCTATATTTAGCCCGACGTCGATGGTTTATATCACGAAGTTAATTCCCCCCGATCAAAGAAAGAGGTTTAATTCTCTAATAAGTTTAATTGATTCGGGAGCTTTTCTGTTAGGTCCTGCTCTAGCGGGAGTACTTTTCATCATTGGTTCACCTGAACTTGGCATTATAATTAATGCTGTTGCATTATTTTTATCAGGTTTAATTACATTACTGATGCCTGATCTAGAAAAACAATCAAAAGTTATTAATAATGGTGAGAAGTTATCATTACAACTAATAAAGAATGATTTTCAAATCGTATTGAATTTCAGTAGGAAAAAAAGTTATATCATGTTAGTTTACTTTTTGTTTAGTTCAGTTCTTGTTATGACTGCTGCTGTTGATTCATTGGAAGCGGCTTTTGCAAAAGATGTTCTTGGTTTGTCAGATAGTGATTACGGCTTTTTAGTCAGCATTGCAGGTGCAGGTATTCTTGGTGGAGCGCTTATTAACGTACTCTTTGTTAAAAAGATGGCAATTTCATTAATGATTGGTTTAGGTTCCATATTTGTATCAGTTGGTTATATTATTTATGCATTTTCAAATATATTTACAATTGTTGCGCTGGGCTTTTTTATTCTTGCTTTCTTTATTGCATTTGCCAATACAGGTTTTCTTACTTTTTATCAAAGTAATATTCCTGAAGATGTGATGGGGAGAATAGGTAGTATATATGGATTTGTCGAAGCAACACTTATTATAATAACGACTTGTCTTATAGCACTTTTTGCACAAATAGTTTCAATTCAATTTGCGGTTATTACTGGAGCATTGGTTATGTTGTTGATTTCAATTATTTTATTTGCTTTTAATTTAAAACCTTCAGAGAGTAAATATTATCAACCTACTATACTGGAAAAACAAGAGTATTATTGA
- a CDS encoding DUF1049 domain-containing protein, with translation MMIGDITLIVVLLLILIGSLGIVLLIVFWLKSSYRQKDLKIKELQKEIEELKSKK, from the coding sequence ATGATGATTGGTGACATAACGTTAATAGTTGTTCTTTTATTAATATTAATTGGTAGTCTTGGGATTGTATTACTAATTGTCTTTTGGTTAAAAAGTAGTTATAGACAAAAAGACTTAAAAATCAAAGAACTACAAAAAGAAATTGAGGAACTAAAAAGTAAGAAATAA
- a CDS encoding phosphotransferase family protein: MDLGNPIAKGNTATIYYTDNKIVKVFNDFLPDTESIKEANKQKYAYSCGLPVPEILSVTKINGEQAIIMEYVKGEILGDLVFKDKEQAEYYLKISVDMQMKIHRVKPNPEAIEPMYDKLHRQIETTNKLDEKQKFQLFNRLDSFTYENKLCHGDFHLFNLIKTDNRLVIIDWVDSSAGDIRADVYRTYLLYAQVSSELAEMYVRLYCEKSGILRSDVFQWAPVIAGARLSENVTTENAERLMKIINHYCSL; this comes from the coding sequence ATGGATTTAGGTAATCCAATAGCAAAAGGAAATACTGCAACAATATATTATACTGACAACAAAATAGTAAAAGTTTTTAACGATTTTTTGCCTGATACCGAATCCATAAAGGAAGCAAACAAGCAAAAATATGCATATTCATGTGGACTTCCTGTTCCTGAAATTTTAAGTGTTACTAAAATAAACGGGGAACAAGCAATTATAATGGAATATGTTAAGGGAGAAATATTAGGAGATTTAGTGTTCAAAGATAAAGAACAAGCAGAATATTACTTGAAAATTTCAGTCGATATGCAAATGAAAATTCATAGAGTTAAACCTAATCCAGAAGCAATTGAACCAATGTATGATAAGTTACATCGACAAATTGAAACTACGAATAAATTAGATGAAAAACAAAAGTTTCAGTTGTTTAATAGATTAGATTCATTTACTTATGAAAATAAGCTCTGTCATGGAGACTTTCATTTATTTAATTTGATTAAGACAGATAACCGATTGGTAATTATAGATTGGGTTGATTCGAGTGCAGGAGACATCCGTGCTGATGTATATCGGACCTATCTTTTATATGCCCAAGTTTCATCTGAGTTAGCTGAAATGTACGTGCGACTTTATTGTGAAAAGAGCGGAATTTTAAGGTCGGATGTTTTTCAATGGGCGCCTGTCATTGCTGGTGCAAGATTATCTGAAAATGTCACAACGGAGAATGCTGAACGACTTATGAAGATTATAAATCACTACTGCTCATTATGA
- a CDS encoding NUDIX hydrolase produces the protein MEPKWLEWAKQLQSIAQAGLAYSKDVYDIERFEQIRNLSVEILSLHTEVSETKIKDLFANETGYATPKVDIRSVVFKDNQILMVRENADGKWSLPGGWGDIGLSPSEVAVKEVKEESNFDVKAIKLLGVLDKKCHPHPPSPYHTYKIFIQCEIIGGQPKEGRETSAVQFFSENDLPPLSIERITESQIKQAFKHLHNREEPAFFD, from the coding sequence ATGGAACCGAAATGGCTTGAATGGGCGAAACAGCTTCAGTCCATTGCACAAGCAGGATTAGCTTATTCGAAAGATGTATACGACATAGAAAGGTTCGAACAGATTAGAAATTTGAGTGTTGAAATACTCTCACTACATACGGAAGTTAGCGAGACAAAAATAAAAGATTTATTTGCCAATGAAACGGGTTATGCAACACCTAAAGTAGATATTAGGTCTGTTGTTTTTAAAGATAACCAAATTTTAATGGTCAGGGAAAACGCAGATGGAAAATGGTCGCTCCCAGGTGGCTGGGGCGATATTGGTTTATCGCCAAGCGAGGTTGCAGTCAAAGAAGTGAAAGAGGAATCAAACTTTGATGTCAAGGCAATCAAACTATTAGGTGTACTTGATAAGAAATGCCATCCTCACCCACCTTCACCCTATCACACATATAAAATATTCATACAATGTGAAATCATAGGTGGACAACCGAAAGAAGGAAGAGAAACGAGCGCAGTACAATTTTTTTCTGAAAATGACCTACCACCATTATCAATAGAGAGAATAACAGAATCACAAATTAAACAGGCCTTTAAACACTTACACAACCGAGAGGAACCTGCATTCTTTGATTAA
- a CDS encoding class I SAM-dependent methyltransferase: MGIDFHSKKNKTSYTTREADKSWIEAMQTLLPIDNITSATDVGCGGGIYLKALYDIGISAVTGVDFSKTMLEAARENCKDYPNITFQHGTAFETTLENNNYELLLERALIHHIKAEDLSVCFEEGHRVLKDGGHYIIQDRTPEDCLLEGSDTHIRGYFFELFPKLIEKETKRRHSSAFVRETLKKANFKQIEEITLWEKRQTHETKAQLLKDISERTGRSILHELTDDELSQLVNHLDKTIKTNTNIVEKDRWTIWKAVK; encoded by the coding sequence GTGGGAATAGATTTCCATAGTAAGAAAAATAAAACGAGCTACACGACCCGAGAAGCTGACAAGTCTTGGATAGAGGCAATGCAAACTTTGCTACCGATTGATAACATTACCTCTGCTACAGATGTGGGCTGCGGTGGGGGCATTTACTTAAAGGCGCTGTATGACATCGGCATCAGCGCTGTAACAGGCGTCGATTTTTCTAAAACGATGCTTGAAGCAGCACGTGAAAACTGTAAAGACTATCCAAACATCACATTTCAACACGGCACTGCTTTTGAGACGACGCTTGAAAACAATAACTATGAGCTTCTCCTAGAAAGGGCCTTGATTCACCATATTAAAGCAGAAGACCTTAGCGTCTGTTTTGAAGAAGGACACCGCGTTTTAAAAGACGGCGGACATTATATTATTCAAGACCGCACACCTGAAGATTGCCTTCTTGAAGGTAGTGACACCCATATTAGAGGCTATTTCTTCGAGCTTTTTCCTAAATTAATAGAGAAGGAAACGAAGCGAAGACATAGCAGTGCTTTCGTGAGAGAAACGTTAAAGAAAGCAAACTTTAAGCAGATCGAAGAAATCACGCTATGGGAAAAAAGACAAACGCATGAAACGAAGGCACAGCTCCTAAAAGACATAAGTGAAAGAACAGGGAGAAGTATACTGCACGAATTAACCGACGATGAGCTATCCCAACTCGTCAACCACTTAGACAAAACAATCAAAACAAACACCAACATCGTCGAAAAAGACAGATGGACAATTTGGAAGGCAGTAAAATAA
- a CDS encoding serine hydrolase domain-containing protein, protein MEKLDVVKSIEESFRKQVRKDKNLKSACLLVHSEKHNIHLNANEGLVDPNQPVYMASVGKLFTSTLISILFEHGHLTFDDAITSYLDYPFMEALHVHDGNDYTDEIKIRHLLNHTSGLSDNFRPLLEKFLQDKNFYITPEEAIAWSKHHHAEFPPGKGFQYTDTNYHILGLIIEKITKLPFHEAVTQYIYEPLGMMHSSILYYSEPLDETTHPVADFYIENNKVTNYKGYAAIDYAGGAVVSTGEDLLKFMQALTNHRLVKEETLEKMKQDKVKYGMGIDYGYGMMQFKPVPLLMPKIFAMWGHAGATGAYMFYHPTFDAYIIGTFNDFSYEKKGVKFVLMKVITQLAKIK, encoded by the coding sequence ATGGAAAAGCTTGATGTTGTTAAATCGATTGAGGAGTCGTTTAGGAAGCAGGTGCGAAAGGACAAAAACTTGAAGAGTGCTTGTTTGCTCGTTCATTCGGAGAAGCATAACATTCATTTGAACGCGAATGAGGGGTTGGTTGATCCGAATCAGCCAGTGTACATGGCGAGTGTTGGGAAGTTGTTTACTTCTACACTAATCAGCATTTTATTTGAGCATGGCCATTTAACGTTTGATGATGCAATCACATCATATTTGGATTATCCATTTATGGAAGCGCTTCATGTGCATGATGGGAATGACTATACGGACGAAATAAAAATTAGGCATCTTTTAAATCATACATCTGGGCTATCGGATAATTTTCGTCCTTTATTAGAGAAGTTTCTTCAGGATAAGAACTTCTACATAACACCTGAGGAAGCGATCGCTTGGTCGAAGCATCATCATGCGGAATTTCCTCCGGGGAAAGGCTTTCAATATACGGATACAAACTATCATATTTTAGGATTGATCATAGAGAAAATCACAAAGCTGCCTTTTCATGAGGCTGTCACGCAATATATTTACGAGCCTCTCGGAATGATGCACTCATCAATACTTTATTACTCTGAACCGCTAGATGAGACAACGCATCCGGTCGCGGATTTTTATATTGAGAACAACAAAGTGACAAACTATAAAGGCTACGCAGCGATTGACTATGCAGGTGGGGCAGTAGTCTCCACGGGCGAAGACTTGCTGAAGTTTATGCAAGCATTAACGAATCATCGACTCGTGAAAGAGGAGACGCTTGAAAAAATGAAGCAGGATAAAGTGAAGTACGGTATGGGTATTGACTATGGATACGGCATGATGCAGTTTAAGCCTGTCCCTCTTCTCATGCCTAAAATTTTTGCGATGTGGGGTCATGCCGGGGCAACAGGCGCTTATATGTTCTACCATCCGACCTTCGACGCATACATCATTGGCACTTTTAACGACTTTTCCTATGAAAAAAAAGGAGTGAAATTTGTGCTCATGAAGGTCATTACCCAATTAGCTAAAATCAAATGA
- a CDS encoding nuclease-related domain-containing protein, producing the protein MIRKSLKKSLHLRRLEAAVRRVHASFPNKHLIEFDLSKFESGYKGEKSLEYYFSFLDETAYDILFNVRLPCKGYYFQIDAAIITSNFVILLDSKHISGDISFEHNHHQLVRKFKDEYTTYSDPIEQGERHSFQFQKWLKDHGFPPVPVFSKVVVTNLNSRIIVPPQDYKYKRKIENSVIKSTQIVERVNGYNKSLRREYLSEIDRSRLINTLIQHHTPSDTNILQIFKIPKELILTGVHCPSCHHIPMIKFRNYWLCTKCGCKSADAFKESVLDYALLCGPQITNKQLRKYLNISRSRSFTILRSMNLTSIGTTRDRVYIIPLED; encoded by the coding sequence TTGATTAGGAAGTCTTTGAAAAAGTCACTGCATCTTAGACGGTTAGAGGCTGCTGTGCGGCGTGTACATGCTAGTTTTCCCAACAAACATTTAATTGAGTTCGATTTGAGTAAATTTGAATCAGGCTATAAAGGCGAGAAATCGTTAGAGTACTATTTTAGTTTTCTAGACGAAACGGCTTATGATATTTTGTTTAATGTTCGCCTTCCGTGCAAAGGCTACTATTTCCAAATTGATGCTGCCATAATAACTAGTAATTTTGTCATACTGCTAGATTCGAAACATATTTCTGGCGACATTAGCTTTGAGCACAATCATCATCAATTAGTTCGCAAATTTAAGGATGAGTATACAACATATAGTGATCCGATTGAGCAAGGAGAGCGTCATTCATTTCAGTTTCAGAAGTGGTTAAAAGATCATGGTTTTCCACCAGTACCTGTCTTTTCAAAGGTGGTTGTAACAAACCTTAACTCCAGGATTATTGTTCCACCTCAGGATTATAAGTATAAGCGCAAGATTGAGAACTCCGTGATCAAAAGTACACAGATTGTTGAGAGAGTGAACGGTTATAATAAATCACTTCGGAGAGAGTACTTAAGCGAAATCGATAGGTCTCGGCTAATCAATACCCTCATTCAACATCACACGCCTTCCGATACTAATATTCTCCAAATATTTAAAATCCCTAAAGAGCTTATATTAACGGGTGTCCACTGCCCAAGCTGCCACCATATTCCGATGATTAAGTTTAGAAACTACTGGCTTTGTACGAAATGTGGATGTAAATCTGCAGATGCATTTAAGGAATCTGTGCTAGATTATGCTTTACTCTGTGGCCCGCAAATAACAAATAAACAACTAAGAAAATATTTGAACATTAGTCGTTCACGTTCCTTTACTATTCTTCGTTCAATGAATCTGACTTCGATTGGGACTACTCGGGATCGTGTCTATATCATTCCGCTAGAAGATTAG
- a CDS encoding methyl-accepting chemotaxis protein: MNFVKGLQFKIICALIVVLTVNAFIVGQVVRLIENIDADLGVIGLVLNNAINIITATVLISFLLFYLVLRPLKRIHKVIKSIEDGDLHTRLDLKSKDEIGVLGKRLDLLFENLEKFSKAQEKQFDTIESFTTESVERMDNLSDNIHAIKQSSDKVSAQSQDLLSSFEETASSAETMSERLTTIDGKTKALSDLFEDITTKAEKGITDIEATSQLLHTVGEETEQSKVDMSKLATDISSIHEVISLIHDISEQTNLLALNASIEAARAGEHGRGFSIVADEVRKLAENSVDATTKITDTINAILDEVKETQVKTTERAETIQSGSQQIVSMSTNLEDIAKSILDNKSIIEEINESTTALSEASSEVANMMENVTGKTEGSTEEIMTIDQQLELQLQAAESLKETLARLNKTFDKVDAISDDKALKMVN; encoded by the coding sequence ATGAATTTTGTTAAAGGATTACAATTTAAGATTATTTGTGCTTTAATAGTAGTTTTAACAGTGAATGCGTTTATTGTTGGACAGGTTGTAAGGTTAATAGAAAATATTGATGCTGATCTAGGTGTGATTGGATTAGTTCTGAATAATGCTATTAATATTATTACCGCTACTGTGTTGATCAGTTTCCTACTATTTTATTTAGTATTACGCCCGTTAAAGCGTATACATAAGGTGATTAAAAGTATTGAAGACGGTGATTTGCATACTCGTTTAGACTTGAAGTCAAAGGATGAAATCGGTGTGCTCGGAAAACGTCTTGATCTTTTATTTGAAAACTTGGAGAAGTTTAGTAAGGCGCAAGAAAAACAATTTGATACGATTGAGTCATTCACAACTGAATCTGTAGAGAGAATGGATAATCTTTCGGATAACATTCATGCTATAAAGCAGTCGTCTGATAAGGTTTCAGCGCAATCACAGGATTTATTAAGCTCATTTGAAGAAACTGCTAGCTCTGCGGAAACGATGAGTGAGCGTCTCACGACTATTGATGGTAAAACGAAGGCGTTGTCTGATTTATTCGAGGATATTACAACGAAGGCTGAAAAGGGTATCACAGATATAGAGGCTACTTCTCAGTTATTGCATACAGTTGGGGAGGAAACGGAGCAATCTAAAGTCGATATGTCGAAATTAGCTACTGATATTTCCTCTATTCATGAGGTGATTTCACTTATTCATGACATTTCGGAGCAAACTAATTTACTTGCATTGAATGCTAGTATTGAGGCCGCTCGTGCTGGTGAGCATGGGAGAGGGTTTTCTATCGTTGCTGATGAGGTTCGTAAGCTGGCTGAAAACTCAGTTGATGCGACAACGAAGATTACGGACACGATTAATGCCATTTTAGATGAAGTGAAGGAAACGCAAGTAAAAACAACGGAGCGTGCGGAGACGATTCAAAGTGGATCTCAGCAAATCGTTTCTATGAGCACAAATTTAGAGGATATTGCGAAGTCGATTCTCGATAACAAGTCTATTATTGAGGAAATTAATGAGAGTACAACCGCTCTATCTGAAGCAAGCAGTGAAGTTGCTAACATGATGGAAAATGTAACTGGCAAAACGGAAGGTTCAACGGAAGAAATCATGACGATCGATCAACAGCTCGAGCTTCAACTGCAAGCGGCTGAAAGTTTAAAAGAAACATTGGCGCGACTGAACAAAACATTTGATAAAGTTGATGCCATTTCAGATGATAAAGCGCTGAAAATGGTAAATTAG